The Novosphingobium kaempferiae genome includes a window with the following:
- a CDS encoding retropepsin-like aspartic protease family protein, translated as MNLGDLGGFLFEQPLLSLTILAILLAVGAGMIAASRPRLGRAMRNTAYLGLVAALLLTVAELAGHNSRSEAALWLDATRPAEIVGKETVVAMRADGHFWVEAELNGEPVEFLIDTGATYTGVSRRIAEKVGIQPDVEDRGMILETANGSIVARRGTADSLRFGGIEANALTIAIGPDNEVDTNVIGMNLLSQLAAWRVEGNRLILTPKARTART; from the coding sequence ATGAATCTCGGCGATCTCGGCGGCTTCCTGTTCGAACAGCCGCTGCTGTCGCTGACGATCCTCGCCATCCTGCTGGCGGTCGGCGCGGGCATGATCGCCGCGAGCCGTCCCCGCCTTGGCCGAGCCATGCGCAATACGGCCTACCTCGGCCTTGTCGCGGCGCTGTTGCTGACGGTGGCGGAGCTTGCCGGGCACAACAGCCGCTCCGAAGCCGCACTCTGGCTCGACGCCACGCGCCCCGCCGAGATCGTCGGCAAGGAAACGGTCGTCGCGATGCGCGCGGACGGGCACTTCTGGGTGGAAGCGGAACTGAACGGCGAGCCGGTCGAATTTCTGATCGACACAGGGGCGACCTACACCGGCGTATCTCGCCGCATCGCCGAGAAAGTGGGCATCCAGCCCGACGTCGAGGATCGGGGGATGATCCTCGAAACGGCGAACGGCTCCATCGTCGCAAGGCGCGGCACGGCGGATTCTCTGCGTTTCGGTGGGATCGAGGCCAACGCGCTTACCATCGCCATCGGCCCCGACAACGAAGTCGACACCAACGTAATCGGCATGAACCTGCTCTCGCAACTCGCCGCGTGGCGCGTCGAGGGTAACCGCCTGATCCTGACACCAAAGGCACGCACTGCCCGGACTTGA